A window from Triticum aestivum cultivar Chinese Spring chromosome 6D, IWGSC CS RefSeq v2.1, whole genome shotgun sequence encodes these proteins:
- the LOC123143242 gene encoding alpha/beta-gliadin A-IV-like, giving the protein MKTFLILALLAIVATTATIAVRVPVPQLQPQNPSQQQPQEQVPLVQQQQFPGQQQPFPPQQPYPQLQPFPSQQPYMQLQPFPQPQLPYPQPQLPYPQPQPFRPQQSYPQPQPQYSQPQQPISQQQQQQQQQQQQQILQQILQQQLIPCRDVVLQQHSIAHGSSQVLQQSTYQLVQQLCCQQLWQIPEQSRCQAIHNVVHAIILHQQQQQQQQQQQQQQQQQQQQPLSQVCFQQSQQQYPSGQGSFQPSQQNPQAQGSVQPQQLPQFEEIRNLALETLPAMCNVYIPPYCTIAPVGIFGTN; this is encoded by the coding sequence ATGAAGACCTTTCTCATCCTTGCCCTCCTTGCTATTGTAGCAACCACCGCCACAATTGCAGTTAGAGTTCCAGTGCCACAATTGCAGCCACAAAATCCATCTCAGCAACAACCACAAGAGCAAGTTCCATTGGTACAACAACAACAATTTCCAGGGCAGCAACAACCATTTCCACCACAACAGCCATATCCGCAGCTGCAACCATTTCCATCACAACAACCATATATGCAGCTGCAACCATTTCCGCAGCCGCAACTACCATATCCGCAGCCGCAACTACCATATCCGCAGCCGCAACCATTTCGACCACAACAATCATATCCACAACCGCAACCACAGTATTCGCAACCACAACAACCAAtttcgcagcagcagcagcagcagcagcaacaacaacaacaacagatcCTTCAACAAATTTTGCAACAACAACTGATTCCATGCAGGGATGTTGTATTGCAACAACACAGCATAGCGCATGGAAGCTCACAAGTTTTGCAACAAAGTACTTACCAGCTGGTGCAACAATTGTGTTGTCAGCAGCTGTGGCAGATCCCCGAGCAGTCGCGGTGCCAAGCCATCCACAATGTTGTTCATGCTATTATTctgcatcaacaacaacaacaacaacaacaacaacaacaacaacaacaacaacaacaacaacaacaaccgttGAGCCAGGTCTGCTTCCAACAGTCTCAACAACAATATCCATCAggccagggctccttccagccatcTCAGCAAAACCCACAGGCCCAGGGCTCTGTCCAGCCTCAACAACTGCCCCAGTTTGAGGAAATAAGGAACCTAGCGCTAGAGACGCTACCTGCAATGTGCAATGTCTATATCCCTCCATATTGCACCATTGCTCCAGTTGGCATCTTCGGTACTAACTGA